Genomic DNA from Oncorhynchus tshawytscha isolate Ot180627B linkage group LG04, Otsh_v2.0, whole genome shotgun sequence:
GTTGTTTTGCTATTAATGAATTTAACTTGCATTTTAGCTGGGCCCCACAGGTGTCGTGGTGGGTTGGGGTActgtgtctgtctatcagtaGTGAAGACATTTAGTCCCAAGGGCTCTTAACCCATCAAAATTCACCCAGGGTGTTGAGTAGGTCCGTCTAAACTTTTAGACTTCTTATTATTTTCATTTACTGCATTTACCATTTTTTGTATTGTATTGCAACTGAGTTTTTGATGTCAAAAGTTTTGTTTCTTTAATTCTGCATTTAAATGGTAGTGGAACATATTGTAGAAGGAGTGGAGTTAAAGGGACataaaatgcaaaaaaatgtcatcgatttcatattcatcatctccagcaccaccccaacatcaacatatgcgGAAAAAGGTGCATTTCtgtgttttgtagtaaaaaatataaagatctgtttttccaatgacatcatcaaccaattagtaggtAATATCTACTCAAAATGTGTCAATCGCACGATGCACACCGATGtcgtcattggaaacacttatcttccgcTATCTTTTTTTACTATAAAACATAGAAAAGCTCCATTTTCCCTTATGTTGAttttggggtggtgctggagatgatgaatatgacgTTGAGAAAAGGTTTTCCTTCATGGGTTTAAGGGTACAGAAAAGCAGAACTTGGGCTAGGATGGAACATGCAATGGTCCCATAGGTGGAGGCATGGGTCTTCGGTAATGCGTTTACAATAAGAGCAAATGTTCTGTgtttatttgaaaatgtattaagtcCACGCTGTAATACACCTTGAGTATTATTGCCTCCATCTGCTGGGACTGGGCAATAATCACATTGGTTTTAAGAGCATGGTGATTTGCAGCCACTTTCAGCATTTTTGTTAAGTGGAAATTGGTAGAGTTTGTGGAAAGAATAGCCTAAATATATTGAGTGATACTACCGGTACTACCATTTTATGGCCGAAACAAATCGttccagtgccttcagaaagtattcataccctttgacttattacatattttgttgtgttaagacctgaattcaaaatgtatgaaatagtttttttctctcccccatctacacgcaataccacataatgacaaaattaaaacatgtatttaaacattttagcaaatttattgaaaatgaatacAGAAATATtgaatttacataagttttcacacCGCTGAGTTAATACTTtctagaagcacctttggcagtgattacagctgtgtacGTCTGCTTTCCACACCTATTTTAAacactgtcaaattggttgttgatcattgcaaaAACTCGGCCACTTGGGAATATTCACTgtcttgttaagcaactccagtgtagatttggctttgtgttttaggttattgtcctgctggaaggtgaattaatctcccagtgtctggtggaaagcagactgaaccaggttttcctctaggattttgcctgtgcttagctccattctgttttattttttttatcctgaaaaccagtccttaatgattacattACATCATCCTCAGGTTTtgcccatcacagccattaaactctaactgtttaaatgtcaccattggcctcgtggtgaaatcctTTGGCAGTTTCCttactctccggcaactgagttaggaaggatacctgtatctttgtagtgactgggtgtattgaaacaccatccaacgtgtaataacttcaccatgctcaaagggatattcatgtctgcttttttatttcaATGTCTGCCCTTCTTTAGGAGGCATTTGaaatcctccctggtctttgtggttgaatctgtgtttgaaattcactgctcgactgagggacattacagataattgtatgtgcgcGGTATCATGTTAAACGCTATTATTGCacatagagtgagtccatgcaacttattgtgtgacttgttaagcaaatttttacttctgaacttatttaggcttgccataacagaggttgaatacttatcgactCAAGGCAGTTaatattatttttttctactttgacgttatggggtattgtgtgtaggttagtgacaaatctcaattgaatcaattttaaattcaggctgtaacatctactgtgtgaatactttctgaaggcactgtataaaattTGTTCATAATTGACACAATTTTATGTATGAAGTTCTCTAGCTTCAACCTATCTGTACTCTGTTCCTCTGGATGTCTCGGAACCAAACCTCCTCAGAGTAATTATACATGAAGCCTTCAACCTTTTGTCCTCAATCTCCCTTTGAATATTGAATTGCAATGCATTTCGTTAGCCAGGGTATTATGCACAAACGGAGCAGGTGATGACTCAAAATTCAAGCAAGAAATAAATCCTGAATCCCTGCCCTTCAAGTCAGCCATTTTGGTGGTTATAGCTGTCCTATTGGCCAGCTGTCTTTTTCTATTAGAATGGATGGGCTCCTATTGAACAGGTTGTCTTCATTACCACCTGGCGCTCAGCATTTCAAGGTTATCAGATGTACTGTGCGGTTTACAGGTATAATAGTTTGTCAAGATCAAAAGGTTTAACACCAGGCAATGCTTTACGAGGGCCAATTTCCTGGACCCAGATTAAGCATACTCCTGAATTAAAAAGACTCTCCAatgaaagtgctttttagtccagaaaTAGTCTTAACTTGACATGATGATGACCAAAAGACACATTATGCTTTAAAGAGGCTTAACAACAGGGGTTAAAAGGTTTATGTGATAAATGCCTCTTTCTGTGGCCAGGTGTCTTTCTCCTGTGATAAATCAGACTTCctgattttaaatgatttatacccTGGATAAAGAGATGCAGCAGTGCTCTCCTCCGTCCTCCCTGTAGGTGTCTCTGGGTTTTCTCTTCTTTAAGACCTGgctacattttaaacaaacaatCAGCCCTGCGTGTTTAGACTAGAAGGCTAATGGGGGCGTGGTAGAGGGAGGGACGTAGAGGGAGATTCTATCCAACAGTTCTACTGCTCCACAGCACAGGCCAATAACAGAGGGATTTCATTCTCTCCCGCAGCGTTTGCTGTCCTGACGTTTATTACACGGTTGTCTTTAGTTTCATTACACTCAGAGCAGGGCAACTCGTTTTATATGAGAAAAAACTAGATTACCTCCCTCTGGACAGACAGCAGGACATAAAAGGGCAGTTGTTTGAAATGTGTACACAACTCACGGATGGGACCATTTACTCAGGCATATTTGCCAATGTACAGTAGTCTACAGAAAGCTTTTAGGCCATATACATAAGTCTGGAGGGAGCTGTGAACCTTTACAAAGCTGGAGAGATTTACTGGACTGGGTTTCTTTGAGGCCTTTGTTTCTCCAGTTTCTGTGAGTGTTTTTAAGTGTGGTGAGAGGGCGCTCAAAGTGGCTGCAAATCATTCACTGCGGTTCCAATCTTAGCAGGGCCTGTACGTTTCTCATGTTTGCTACGCTTCCACAAATCTGCATGAACAGCAcatcatgaaatgtgtttcaaaGGAATGTGTCATATTTAGATTTTGTACTTGACATCATTTTGTAATTAACTAATCCTTCAGCATTTCAAATCCACTGTTCTGTTATGTTTATTCTTGTTTTAAAACTGATTTTCATTTGATATTACATGGTTGTGAAAATGGAACTAGTTCTTTTTGTTCTGTGGGAGGAAGCTTACAACTGCCATGGAGAACAAATTGCTGTCTTGCTGCCATGGGGAACAAATTGCTGTCTTGCTCGATACCAATCGAACTAAAATTATTCCTGTCtcttgaataaaacatttaattatAATCTATTGGGTAAAATAGCTGCTCCCTACCATCTGCAATCAGGTGGAAGTTTTTTGTCTGTTTGCTAGATTGCTTCTGTTTGCAGAAATCCATACAATGTGCTGTATGTTTTGAAAGCATTCCTGTTCATCAGAGCATAAATAGATGTATGGCTTTATACATTTCTTCTTTTTATCATGGCTACTCTTCAATAAATTCAAATAGTTTAGCCACTAAAATTAATTTGAGAAAAATTAATGATGTTCCATATTGTTGCAGTAAGGGATAGTTCCTACATATGAGTGCATTTGGAATGGGAAAAGGGAGAGGGCTTGTGGGTGGAATGTAAAGTGACTGGAATTTCTTCATAGACAATGCACCACATTGGCTTGTAATGAGTCATAGATATCTGGCATTCTTCCGATTGCCAACAAAAAGCTATCTTATTTTTCAGTCAAAAGCACTGTAGCTACAGTTTCGAATGATGTGCCGCTTAGTTGCACCTCTTATTTTTCATTGTttttattgacatgttgaattcaCAGTAGCGATAAAGGTTTTACAAATCAGGATAGCttgtctacctctcctctccctttctcctgcaGCAGTCTTCAGGATTTCACCTCCATGCTCAGACCTTAGCCTAGGGCTAGGCCCTTAGGCCACCAAAGGCTTCCATTTCTTCCATCATATCATCTTGAGTAGACAGTCGGGTATTGCGTGTTTATTTCCTACCATGGGGTGTCATAAGCTTTCTCCAACTCCCATGTTTTTTGTCGCCCTTTTATGCCAGTAGCCAAACTATCCAGTTTGTTTTCACAGAAGTGGAAGATGACAATCTACCATGCAGCATCTGCCATTGCACCTGCTTGAAGctgcactctactgtaccctGCATTGAGGACCTGATAACTAGGAATGCTTTTGAAATGTACTCCACATGACATACTCCACATGACATTCAGAAAAACATATTGAGCAGGAATAGAACGAGACCCTTGAATGACGGTTCCATTTTCACATATTCTTTTTgttcaacagttttttttttttttttaattacatttgaATGTTCAGCTCTTATTGCTCATTCGCTGTCTCGTTTTTATTCCAGGAAGTTCCCTCTGAAGCAGGGAGTGTCTGCATATAAAATGGTCTGCAGTTCTCTGCTTCATAGGTCAGAAGCTTGTTTATTTTGTCTCTGTGGCTACGTTCAGTCCCAACTAAATTGTTTGAACCTGTATGAGAAAAAGCTCTATTTGGCACGCATCATCTTACACACCAGATAATCTTCATTTCATTTGAACATCCCTCTACGTGTAGATTTCCCAGTTAATTTCTGTTCATGGCAAATGCTATTGAAAATCAAGGTCCAGTGTCACTGAAAGATGGCTAGAGAATTGGATTACTGCACGTTCTGGGACACAATTTTTTTGCAGATTGAATTAGAAACTCTCTACGTATCAATTTCAGATAATTAGATATTCATGTCAGAAAATGCATGACTTTCCATGTATATTATGTCCTATAATATGACTCTTTTCCCCCATTTTTTTGTGTTAGAACACACTacatacactctcacacacatagacacactcacacatcatGATGCAATAAAAGAAAAGGGAAAATTATAATTGGATGACcaaagaaaaggaaaaaaaaacaaaaaaaacaattatgCACAAATTTCGCTGCTTGAATGGGACTGCTAGCCAATGCTGGTTGAGATGCATTTATTTACTGTCTAATTATATACACTGTAGATGCCACCACCGTCTCCTCTTCTATGACCATGGGAGGCCCTCGCAGTGCTTTTCCCACCTCTTCCAGCTCCACCATGCACTCCAGTACTTCAGCCACCGACCACACCTCTGCTCATACCGGCATCGCCGCTCCAGACGAAGGTGTAAGTAGCAGAGCGGTGGCGGAGATGCTTGGCGCCGAGGGCGGGACTGGCAACAGTGGGAGTACTGGTGGCGGAAGGGCTGGCGGCGAGAAAGGAGGAGGGGCTGGATCcctaggtggaggaggaagagggggggcaTCCCAGGAGGCCCAGCAGCACCACCAGATGACCCCTTCCAAGCGGCGCACGGTGCTGAACATCTCGCCTCCGCCCGAGGACCTGTTTGACGACAGCCGCATGTCCTGCCAGGAGGATCAGCTCCAGGACTCCGAGCTGAGCAACAGCATCTGGATGGATGACTCCGCCTCCAACTTCAGCATCGTCAGCTCCAGCTCCTACAACGACAACACAGAGGTGCCCCGGAAGTCGCGCAAGCGCACCCCCCGCCAGCGACCCGGGCCCAAGCCTGCCTCGGCCGAGGAGGCCAGCATGGATGTGTTTGATGCAGACAGTGCCAAAGGTCCTCACTTTGTGCTCTCACAGCTGGGCTCAGACAGCAAGGCCTGTACCAAAGGAAGGTGGGTGCCCCTAGATCTCTTTTACAGTGAAATTAGCCCATGTGGAAACATATCTAGCCTACTGTTTACTTCCTTTTGGTCTGCAGAGTTAACTTTCCTGTTCTTTTACATCTCTGAGATGGCTCTATGGACTTTGGTTGAGTTTCCGTTTTCAGTTTGAATCTTGTCTGGAACACAGAATggaaatacatttagaaatacaTTAAGACAAGTTAAATGTCATAAAATTATTAATTCATCGAAAAACACTTATAAACTTATACCATTACAACTACTATTGAATGGACATCTCAACAGAACTGTTCATACCTTGCCTGATTTTGAAGAAGTTTATCTAAATTTGCTCCATACTTATTCCCATTGTTAAGATATGTAAACCCCTATACCACAAGTGGAAATCGAACCAAACCACTGGTTTGTCTGTGCTTGAAGAAGAGCTGGCAGATCAGAGGCTAGGGAGGGGCAGGATACCACAGCACAAACAATGGTCAGCCATGGTGAATCACACTGAGCCTCTTTGAAAAGTGTTGAGAAAGCAGAGCAGATTAAATAAACCAATAAGTCCATCTCCTAAGAGGTTCTGATGGACCCTGCTTGGTAGTGAGCCTCCAAACTCTGCATTGCTCACTAGTGTCACTGGGAAACCATGGCAGCTATTTGGGGATCCCTCACTAGTCCCCTGCTGCTCTCCAGTTCCGAATACCCCCTATGCTccaccatacacacatactgacactcactcacacacaaacacacacagatatttGCTGGTGGGGGTCACAGCTTGGCTGGAACTTTGATAGTAAGTGGATGGTCTCCAAGTCCTGTCAAGTTCTCTTCCACTGAGAGGAAGCTTGGTGCCAACAGTGGAGCTGATCTTTCCTCCCCTTACATAAATGAACACaaggaggagcggagaggaggagtggaggtgagGGTTGCTGCCACTGCCACCCAACACCAGGTTGTGCGGCCCTCAGTCCCCAATGATTACAAGGTCacaggcagggttagggttagcagggGACAGTGCTGTGAATGAGTGAAAGGAAACAGTCCCCTGCATTAAATATATGTGGAAGTGTATTGTTGTTAGTGTTGCGTGTTTCAATGTAGGTTGTTTAGGAGCTGTTGGGCTTACACAGTACCTAACCAGTCTGTCTTGCAGTTCGGCAGATGGCTCCCAAACAACCCATCAGAAATGTGGGACCCTAGCGAGCCAGTTCCCTCAGAAGAGTGAGTGCAAGGAGCTGAAGATCCTGGTCCAGCCTGAGACCCAGCACAGAGCCCGCTACCTGACTGAGGGCAGCAGGGGGTCAGTGAAGGACCGCACTCAGCAGGGCTTCCCTACCCTAAAGGTACGCCTTAAACCAGCACCAGGACCAGGGGGGCTGTGGCCTCTAGGGCTTTTTGTGGATGGTCAGTGCCCCATACACGTGTCACTGTTTTGACTCTACCCCTTTGAAAGTATGCCTTTATCTGTCCTTTATCAAATGTCACCATCAACCTGCTCCATACTCATTGTTACATAACACCTCTACATTGGCTTAACATTCTTAAGTCAGTGATTCAGTGATTGTCACAGGCTATGTAGAAACTTGTATAAAAAGTGATGCAACATATCAACCCCAGGTTATTTTCTTTTTATGAAACAAGGTTTAATAGCTAGCGGTTACAACACACCTTGGAAGGCAGCActcaggtggtagagcatggctcttgcaaagccaggatagtgggttcaattcccatgaatgaatgactaagtcgctttggataaatgtGCCTGCTAAATACAATATAGTATATAAACTACATAAACACAACAGATTTTCTTGTCCACCGAGAAAAGAGGTAACTATCATTATTCTCTTGAAATGATTACAACCGCAAATCGTGACTTTGTTTGCATTCCTTTGTCATATCTCAGTATCAGCAATGTATTCCATATTTCAAATGTTTTACTCTCAAAGTAGACAGCAAAACAGACAGTTGTGCAGTGACAGCTCTGTTATCATAGAATGCTATTAGATATCATCTTACTAAGCAGAAAGCTGCCACTGTCTATTCACCTTTGTATGTTATTTTAGCTCCACCCCACTTGCACAATATATTCCACGCTCAAAATTCTCTAGTGACTTACAAAAATAGGTAGAGTTGACTTTGGAGCAGCTGTGCTATTTTCTGATTTGAGTGTTCTTTGTTTCCTTCTTGTCCACAGCTGGAGGGTGTGAATGAGGCAGTGGTGCTGCAGGTGTTTGTGGGTAATGACGCTGGGCGTGTGAAGCCACATGGGTTCTACCAGGCCTGCAGGGTGACGGGGCGCAACACTACAGCCTGCAAGGAGGTGGACATAGAGGGCACCACTGTCATTGAAGTGTCCCTGGACCCCAGCAATAATATGACCCTGGCGTATGTATCTGCTTATTGCCATAGCTGTTGCAATTCTGTAAAATCACACATACTGGAGACTGCTCCTCTTAGTAGATCTCCAATGGGAGTGCTTTGGGGGCTGTTGCAGCCGCTCGGGCCTTGTTCAGCAGGCCTGCTTGCCAGTCTAacatctgtgctgtgtgtgtctctctctgcagggtgGACTGTGTGGGGATCCTGAAACTGCGTAACGCTGATGTGGAAGCTCGTATCGGGGTGGCCGGCTCCAAAAAGAAGAGCACGCGTGCCAGGCTGGTGTTTCGGGTCAACATCTCCAGGCCGGACGGCTCGGTGCTCACGTTACAGACACCGTCGTCCCCCATCCTGTGCAGTGAGTGGCTTTAGGTTATTCATAGCATCTGCCCACCGGAGTTCTCTCAGGAACGCTGTCGGAGCTTAGAGCTGACGCACGTCACCAGGGGATTAGGGGGAGGTTCATTCAGGGGGTTGGGTGGACAGGAGGAAAATGAAAAGGAGCTTGGGTCAGGACAATGATGTAAATAATGAAGTCTCCATTGGGAGCCGTTACTGTCAAAATTTGACTGGATAGTCTTACGAGCATTTGTAATATAggtttgttttattgttttcaTCTCGTTTTTAAGTTCCACGCTGAAGACTTGGACACTTTGAAGAGTTGATTCAGTCTAGAAGTTCCATTTCTAATGCGTTATGTATGCTTAGCAGATCATTTTCTAATTTAAGTACATTTTCAGAGACCATGTCTATAGACTCTCTTCAGCATCATGTGTTCCTCCCGTTGTGGGCATAGCGTGTGGCTATGAGTGGCAAAAACAGGAAAGACTGCTCTGGGGTATAAGAAATTCTATTTGTCGGTGGTTTTAGAAGCAGAACTCCAAAAAaacgagggagagaaagaaaggccgGTGAAAGAGGTGTGGACTTTTTTGTTTACAATGCCAGAGTGCAATCCGACCAAGCAAAAATCTGTCCAGAACATATAAATCTCCAAtggcgtctgtctgtgtgtgttgtggagcGGGGTGGTGAGAGTGTGGAAGGCCTGTGAAaactggggagggaggaggagtgggaggagtcTGAGCTTGTTGTTTATAGAAACTTGGGGATTTCTATTTGCCTGTGAGAAAGGGGGACTGCAAAGAGTGTCAACTTTACCTATAGTACAGTCATTTTACTGTCTGGTTAATGATCATATActgtaaaataacaaaacaaatgtaCTTAAAATCTCAagtacatgcacatacacaccatTTTTTAAACACCAGCTCAGCTCACATTTTTCCTGGCAAAGCAATTAAAGCACAATTACTATTTCCCCACGATTACACATGTGCCTTCCAAGAAATCACAAGGTACTCTTGAGCAATTGGTTTAAGCTTTTCTGTCAGCTTCCCCTAGTTCCTCCGAGAAGGCCAGCAGTTCTGTACTCGTGACAGAATATTAGTTAAAGAAGCTAGGTCAAGCAGAACTCAGAGCCTGACGGTCTGTTGGTGTCCTGTCTACAGCCCAGCCTGCAGGGGTGCCTGAGATTCTGAAGAAGTCCCTCCACAGTTGCTCGGTGAGGGGGGGTGAGGAGGTCTTCATCATTGGGAAGAACTTCCTCAAGGACACCAAAGTCATATTCCAGGAAAATGTATCAGGTAGGTCTACACAACCAATTATTGTCTGAAATCCAAGTCCTTACAGTATATGAATAATGAaaaacatttatatttgttcCTTTACCTACCATACTAATGAAACCGTTCATTGTTTTCCCCCCTAAGATGAGAAGTGTTGGAAGGCAGAGGCTGAAATTGACATGGAGCTGTTTCACCAGGTAAATAAGCTTATTCTCTGCTTATTGtggtccaaatcaaatcaaatcaaatcaaatggtccTAGAATGATTCATGCTAATGATTTAACAGGGTGATTAGATAACAGCAGCCATTTGAGATTTGTAGGTTTAGATGTAATCATCTTAAATTGCTACTCACTCAGGGAGGTGAATGGCCTCATTGTTTTGTCACCTAATTACTGTGAGCCACGGTGGTAAGTAGGTCTCAACAGTCCTGCATAAACCTTTGCCCTTGGGAGCCAGAGGGTCAGAGCTTCGTTAGCTAAGCCTCAATCAGTTGCCTGAGCCCTGGGGTGTTTAGATGTCTTTCACATGTTATTCACAATTTGTAACCATGTGTAACCAGGCAAACTCTGTAAATCATCGCCACACCTTCTACTAGTCAGCAAAGTTTGAAAGGTGTTGCACATCTGAACTAGTTGATGACGTATGGAGTCTCCAGTTCATCGTCTGTGCCAGGATTATGTccattgtggctctctctctctctttcaactcTACATTGTGCTGACATCACTTGATTATTTAATCTAAGTAATTTTGCGCTTGCGCCTGTTTTATAAGGGATGTTGACACGTTTGTCACATGACTTGATGTATGTAATTATAAGACTGGGGCTACTGTACATTTCTGTTAGCTAAGTCGATTTGTCTGTTATGCGTTTCCCCTCAGAATCACTTGATTGTGAAGGTTCCTCCTTACCAGAACCCAGCCATCGCGTCTGCAGTGTGTGTGGGAATCTACGTGGTGACCAATGCTGGCCGATCCCACGACGTGCAGCCTTTTACATACACTCCAGAACCAGGTCTGTGATAAGTCCATGAACAAATGATCTTTTGTTTCACCTTCTGCGCCACATTAGGACCAAAACAACATTTCCTCAGACCATGTCTTCGGCCAGTGTAAATTACAACCATTACTCTACCACGACAACTGTATTAGGTGGATATATCATCTAGCCTGCTGTAAATTTACCATTACAGTCTTTAGTACAGGAAGCCATGTCAACTTGGGAACAGGGGGGTATTtgtctcctcctttttcctcatcaCTTCCAGGCATCAAAACGTCCTTTGGGCACTGTGGCACGAACTATCAATGAGCGGGCAGGAAGTGACAGGGAAAGGAACTAAAACAATGAAACAAAACATGGAAGTGTAGATGATCCATCTAAAAACAAAAATGCccttctatatacagtatgtactaaACATGATACCGGATTAGGCAGCGCCCTATCCAAAAAGTCAAGTCATACAGATTTAGTCCTGATTGTTTTTCACTCTATACAGTTTCATTTCATATTATATTTTTTGTATATGAAAACCTGACATGCAGACGAGGGAGAATGAGACTGGGTATGAAGAATAAGGTCATCTGATTTGCATGTCCTTAACTCAACCTGCTTATCTGTGTACGTCTCAGTGGACATATCTGTGAAGAAAGAAGTTCCATCTCCAGGCAAGCCCTGCCCTTTTGATCAACGGATGAAAGGTATAGTATATCTCTACCATGCTGTATGGTGTGTTCTTGTTTGTAatgcataggtgtgtgtgtgtgtgtgtgtgtgtgtgcgtgtgtactccTTCCTGTATGACAAAATTGTAACATTGTCCCTACATGCCCCTACAGTAATTGATGGTGCCTTGATGCCCCCAATGTTGCCTCttgtgaagagagaagaggtcaCTCCAATGGAGGTCTCCAGCAACCTCCCTTCTGCTGGCGTGTTCAAGGTAAAAGCTCTACAAATGGATTCCCAGCCTTGGCTGTGATAATGCCTCATTAAATAGTAGAATCATATCCATATGAACCATATCGATCTTTCCCCCAATATATATGAAAAGCTAGCAGGTATCATCTGTTTTTTGTATTCTCAGCAGACCCCCGATGTCATGTGTTCCGCCCAGCAGACGCTGGACATGAGTTCTAACCTTCCCCCCAACAACAGCCCGTTCTCCAACTCCTTGCCGCGGCCTGCCAAGGACCCTGCCGAATCCCAAACAGCAGTCTTCAACAGTGCAGAGGCCCTGAGCACCATACAGAAGCAGGACATTGCACTCACCAACTCCTTCCCCGTGCCTGCAGACTCTCTACTCCAAACTGGGCCTCAGCAGTTCCTCCTGGAGCCCAGAGAGGGGCTTGGTCAGGACAGGGCTGGCAACAATGCTGGGGCGGTAGGGAGGCTCAGTCAACAAGTGGAGGCCCCTCAACCTGCCCCCCAGCAGCACCAGCTGCCCATATTCCCCCCAGACGAGGTGGCCCAACTGGAACAAGCAGTGAGACAACTGCAGGCAAAAGGGTACTGCAGCCAGCAGCAACAGCGACAACAGCAacaaattcaacaacaacaaattcagcaacaacagcagcaacaaatTCAGCAACAACAGCAACTACAGCAACAGCAactacagcaacaacaacagattCAGCAGCAACAGGTTCAGCAGCAACAGGTTCAGCAGCAACAGGTTCAGCAGCAACAGGTTCAGCAGCAACAGATTCAGCAGCAACAGATTCAGCAGCAACAGATTCAACACCAACAAATTCAACACCAACAAATTCAACACCAACAACAGCAACAGCATGTGTTGGAGAACCTGCGGCAGGAGCTGTTTAAATCACAGATGCCAATGCAGTGTGACATATTTCAGGGCGGTTCTCTAGGTGAGAACACTGAACAGCAGGGTTCCCAGCAGGGCATGGTGCAGAACCATGGTTCCCTCTTTCAGCAGGCCCAACAGCAGCAGAGGCAACAACAGAAACAGCAGCAGCAAGCAGCACTCTTTCAGCAAGCCAATGAGCTCCTGTCCATTCAGACCAACTTCCTCCATCAGaccccttctcatccctctccacccctcttccatAATCCCAGCCCCCTGGCTGAGGCACAGGACCCACAGGGGGCGCTGTTCCACACTCAGAAGGCCTCTCCCACCCAGGAGCAGGTCCAGGCAACCCTCTTCCAGAACACCCTGACAGTGTTGAGTAGGACCAGCCTCTCCCCAGAGCAGCCCCCCTCTGCCGCCAACCTGTTCCTCccccagagtgccctgcctggtCAGCTCTCCGCTAGtggcagccagcagcagcagctggcCTTCCTCAGTGCCCTGCAGACCTCTGCCCCTGAGCCCCAGTCAGTGTTCCAGGCTCAGACCCAGCTTTCTCCTATCCAGCAGGGGACCCCCATGGAGCAGCAGCAGCCCCCCCAGCCTCAGCCACCTCAGCAGAATTCTATGTTTCAGAACATCTCCCCTCATCCACCTGCAAACACTCTCTCTCAGACCCAGCAGCAGCAGGCTGGCCTACTGTTCTGCAGCAAACACCTCTCCACTCCAGAGCAGCCCCCCAGTCTGCTGTTTAGTGGCCAGGGCCAGATGCCCCccatgagca
This window encodes:
- the nfat5b gene encoding nuclear factor of activated T-cells 5 isoform X6 yields the protein MSQKSGGEAVPPPSAALDSDATTVSSSMTMGGPRSAFPTSSSSTMHSSTSATDHTSAHTGIAAPDEGVSSRAVAEMLGAEGGTGNSGSTGGGRAGGEKGGGAGSLGGGGRGGASQEAQQHHQMTPSKRRTVLNISPPPEDLFDDSRMSCQEDQLQDSELSNSIWMDDSASNFSIVSSSSYNDNTEVPRKSRKRTPRQRPGPKPASAEEASMDVFDADSAKGPHFVLSQLGSDSKACTKGSSADGSQTTHQKCGTLASQFPQKSECKELKILVQPETQHRARYLTEGSRGSVKDRTQQGFPTLKLEGVNEAVVLQVFVGNDAGRVKPHGFYQACRVTGRNTTACKEVDIEGTTVIEVSLDPSNNMTLAVDCVGILKLRNADVEARIGVAGSKKKSTRARLVFRVNISRPDGSVLTLQTPSSPILCTQPAGVPEILKKSLHSCSVRGGEEVFIIGKNFLKDTKVIFQENVSDEKCWKAEAEIDMELFHQNHLIVKVPPYQNPAIASAVCVGIYVVTNAGRSHDVQPFTYTPEPVDISVKKEVPSPGKPCPFDQRMKVIDGALMPPMLPLVKREEVTPMEVSSNLPSAGVFKQTPDVMCSAQQTLDMSSNLPPNNSPFSNSLPRPAKDPAESQTAVFNSAEALSTIQKQDIALTNSFPVPADSLLQTGPQQFLLEPREGLGQDRAGNNAGAVGRLSQQVEAPQPAPQQHQLPIFPPDEVAQLEQAVRQLQAKGYCSQQQQRQQQQIQQQQIQQQQQQQIQQQQQLQQQQLQQQQQIQQQQVQQQQVQQQQVQQQQVQQQQIQQQQIQQQQIQHQQIQHQQIQHQQQQQHVLENLRQELFKSQMPMQCDIFQGGSLGENTEQQGSQQGMVQNHGSLFQQAQQQQRQQQKQQQQAALFQQANELLSIQTNFLHQTPSHPSPPLFHNPSPLAEAQDPQGALFHTQKASPTQEQVQATLFQNTLTVLSRTSLSPEQPPSAANLFLPQSALPGQLSASGSQQQQLAFLSALQTSAPEPQSVFQAQTQLSPIQQGTPMEQQQPPQPQPPQQNSMFQNISPHPPANTLSQTQQQQAGLLFCSKHLSTPEQPPSLLFSGQGQMPPMSSSSLNSQEPQNPSMLFSQANMVTVSQQESSEPMAFQDQSQVVGNPSEPRHHSLFQEQQPMQLITNSNNGPEQPVSLFMPQSNMSALQACMAARELPQTGIFSTQNGVAGLQTTTSSPVQQPGSLFQTAVSGSLNQPSEAQQPGLFLFGIQNECGQLITSPGTTLSDQIIAISQSGQNQRESEAQIQSLLNQSMSESGSMQNSMTASQNMEKIDDLLVSLQEQGNNLTRSY